A genomic window from Microbaculum marinisediminis includes:
- a CDS encoding DUF6949 family protein, with protein sequence MLESVMIYVYLVLVGLVAGGVTVSGYRLVTNAQPSFQARPTTATGAAGQVLVLVFGGPLVLMRNAVRGRLIEHRPVGFLVATTVISSLWCFFSGVFVAHLLGQFA encoded by the coding sequence ATGCTCGAAAGCGTCATGATCTACGTCTATCTGGTGCTGGTCGGCCTGGTGGCCGGCGGTGTCACGGTCAGCGGCTACCGGCTGGTGACGAATGCCCAGCCGAGCTTCCAGGCTCGTCCGACGACGGCGACCGGCGCCGCCGGCCAGGTTCTGGTGCTGGTGTTCGGTGGGCCGCTGGTGCTGATGCGCAACGCCGTTCGCGGGCGCCTGATCGAGCACAGGCCGGTCGGATTCCTGGTCGCCACCACCGTGATCTCCAGCCTGTGGTGCTTCTTTTCCGGCGTGTTTGTCGCCCATCTTCTCGGGCAGTTCGCCTGA